Proteins from a genomic interval of Tenacibaculum sp. SZ-18:
- a CDS encoding response regulator, producing MNFLKRSLNILLIEDHFIEVVKFKKTVSYSEVKHNVTEAQDADAAFKILEDKNNLPDLILLDLNMPKMSGIEFLAILKKDENLRHIPTVILTTSDNQKDLEECFRIGVSGYILKPLKYKDYEAKIEAVLKYWSLNELKKY from the coding sequence ATGAATTTTTTAAAGAGAAGTTTAAACATATTACTAATAGAAGATCATTTTATTGAGGTGGTTAAGTTTAAGAAAACTGTTTCTTATTCAGAAGTTAAACATAATGTTACAGAAGCACAAGATGCAGATGCGGCATTTAAAATACTAGAGGATAAAAACAATTTGCCTGATTTAATTTTATTGGATTTGAATATGCCAAAAATGAGCGGTATTGAGTTTTTAGCAATTTTAAAAAAAGATGAGAATTTAAGGCATATTCCAACAGTTATCTTAACAACTTCCGATAACCAAAAAGATTTGGAAGAATGTTTTAGAATTGGTGTTTCAGGATATATATTGAAACCACTTAAATATAAAGATTACGAAGCGAAAATTGAGGCAGTTTTAAAATATTGGAGCTTAAATGAATTAAAAAAATATTAA
- a CDS encoding FIST signal transduction protein yields MKTVQLQRKKDSSWHYLTEKSELKEPLVLVFGNRHLLENENIYNEVKSIFTDGHIVFGSTSGDITSEHVEENCITITAIEFEKSNFLIKRVNVLESNSNSFDTGQDLIKQFPKDGLKHVFVVSEGSFINGSELTQGMNSATDNNLLITGGLCGDDARFQRTLASYNENPKRGEVVAIGLYGDSLEISFSINGGWTPFGPERVVTKSKTNILYELDNKPALDLYKKYLGDKSKDLPGAALLYPLKVKSENEDKSIVRTILNIDEKNHSMILAGNVLEGQKVQLMMTHVDSIVNASELAATNANKIRVKDPELAILVSCVGRKLVLDQRVEEEVEEVIEAIGDNVTICGMYSYGEIAPFDGEKKCQLHNQTMTVTLISE; encoded by the coding sequence ATGAAAACGGTACAGTTACAAAGAAAGAAAGATTCTAGCTGGCATTACTTAACAGAAAAGTCTGAGTTAAAAGAACCTTTGGTATTAGTTTTTGGAAATAGACATTTACTTGAAAATGAAAATATCTACAACGAGGTAAAATCTATTTTTACAGACGGACATATTGTTTTTGGATCTACATCTGGAGATATCACTTCTGAACATGTTGAAGAAAATTGCATCACCATTACAGCAATTGAATTTGAAAAGAGTAACTTCTTAATTAAACGTGTTAATGTATTAGAATCTAATTCAAATAGTTTTGATACTGGGCAAGATTTAATTAAACAATTTCCGAAAGATGGTTTAAAGCATGTGTTTGTCGTTTCCGAAGGAAGCTTTATAAACGGGAGTGAACTTACACAAGGAATGAATTCTGCAACCGATAATAACTTATTAATTACAGGAGGTTTATGTGGTGATGATGCACGGTTCCAAAGAACTTTAGCATCATATAATGAAAATCCTAAACGTGGAGAGGTTGTTGCAATTGGTTTATACGGTGATTCTTTGGAGATTTCATTTTCAATTAATGGAGGTTGGACGCCTTTTGGTCCTGAGCGAGTAGTAACAAAGTCAAAAACGAATATCTTGTACGAGCTTGATAATAAGCCTGCCCTTGATTTATATAAAAAGTATTTAGGTGATAAGTCTAAAGATTTACCTGGAGCTGCTTTACTGTATCCTTTAAAAGTTAAATCCGAAAATGAAGATAAATCGATAGTTAGAACGATTCTTAATATTGACGAAAAGAACCACTCAATGATTTTAGCTGGAAATGTACTGGAAGGACAGAAAGTTCAATTGATGATGACTCATGTTGATAGTATTGTAAATGCTTCGGAACTGGCTGCTACAAATGCCAATAAAATAAGAGTAAAGGACCCAGAGTTAGCTATTCTTGTGAGTTGTGTGGGTAGAAAATTGGTATTGGATCAAAGAGTAGAAGAGGAAGTAGAAGAAGTAATTGAAGCAATAGGAGATAACGTAACCATTTGTGGAATGTATTCATATGGTGAAATTGCGCCTTTTGATGGTGAAAAAAAATGTCAATTACATAATCAAACAATGACAGTTACTTTAATTAGTGAGTAA
- a CDS encoding glycoside hydrolase family 16 protein: MRIGNIIFSIYILIAFYSCQKEVAGKTVLHQNFDDNTLDMNIWSYDLGNGCPNLCGWGNNELQLYAKENISVKNGNLIIKASKTDSSYYSGKIHTKDKFEFKYGTVEVRAKLPKGHGLWPAIWMLGNDIDENDWPNCGEIDIMEHVGKEPHNIFASLHNASSFGNTINSKKVEIKNIQDDFHVYKMEWTENHIQFFVDNNRIYKYSPENKNEKNWPYKKPFYLILNLAIGGNFGGPEVDNNIFPQEFIIDYIKVEEF, encoded by the coding sequence ATGAGAATAGGTAATATTATTTTTTCAATATACATATTAATTGCTTTCTATTCTTGTCAGAAGGAAGTAGCAGGTAAAACAGTATTACACCAAAATTTCGACGATAATACATTAGATATGAATATTTGGAGTTATGATTTGGGTAATGGATGTCCTAATTTGTGTGGTTGGGGAAATAACGAACTTCAATTGTATGCAAAAGAAAATATTTCGGTAAAAAACGGTAATCTCATTATTAAAGCAAGTAAAACAGATTCATCTTATTATTCTGGAAAAATTCATACCAAGGATAAGTTTGAGTTTAAATATGGAACAGTGGAAGTACGAGCTAAATTACCTAAGGGTCACGGTCTTTGGCCAGCAATTTGGATGTTAGGAAACGATATTGATGAAAATGATTGGCCGAATTGTGGAGAAATTGATATTATGGAGCATGTAGGTAAAGAACCACACAATATATTTGCTTCTTTGCATAATGCATCTAGTTTCGGTAACACAATCAATTCAAAGAAAGTAGAGATAAAAAACATTCAAGACGACTTTCATGTATATAAAATGGAATGGACCGAAAATCACATTCAGTTTTTTGTTGATAATAATAGGATTTATAAGTATTCACCTGAGAATAAAAATGAAAAAAACTGGCCTTATAAGAAACCATTTTATCTAATATTAAACTTGGCCATAGGTGGTAATTTTGGAGGTCCAGAAGTAGATAATAATATTTTTCCTCAAGAGTTTATTATCGATTATATAAAAGTCGAAGAGTTCTAA
- a CDS encoding sensor histidine kinase encodes MNSLLKRQVRKYLPKHLQQNEDLQRFLEAVDSSYDNLEDQVLMQQRATALSSEELYELNEKLRDESKAQKEVIEKLQSVMYTLRSHESGKNSSFESSNSLKLVDFIDHQTKEIIKINKQKDLLLRNLEDQNQELNDYAHIVSHDLVTPIQNIETLVHLLEDDYSPVLDDRGKNKLKLISDNVHRIEILLNGIRDYSSIDKERITKSDLDLNKLIHDTLQEMKLCRSIQVKIIGKLPNLKAEKHSFKHLFSNLIENAVKFNDKVHKKVQIGFHECEESWRFYIKDNGKGIDEPYLKKVFKAFFKLQNDPKSAGLGLSIVKKVINLHEGKVWAESQINKGSTFFFELKK; translated from the coding sequence ATGAATTCTCTATTAAAAAGACAAGTTAGAAAATACTTGCCAAAACATTTACAACAAAACGAAGACTTACAACGCTTTTTAGAAGCTGTGGATAGTTCTTATGATAATTTAGAAGATCAAGTTTTAATGCAACAAAGAGCTACTGCATTAAGCTCTGAAGAACTTTATGAGTTAAATGAAAAGTTGAGAGACGAATCTAAAGCCCAAAAGGAAGTTATTGAAAAACTTCAAAGCGTGATGTATACGTTAAGATCACACGAGAGTGGAAAAAATAGCTCTTTTGAAAGCTCTAACTCTTTGAAATTAGTAGATTTTATAGACCATCAAACAAAGGAAATTATTAAAATCAATAAGCAAAAAGATCTGTTATTGAGAAATTTAGAAGATCAAAATCAGGAACTTAATGATTATGCTCATATTGTATCTCATGATTTAGTAACCCCAATTCAAAATATAGAAACTTTAGTTCATTTATTGGAAGATGATTATAGTCCCGTTCTCGATGATCGAGGAAAGAATAAATTAAAACTAATAAGTGATAATGTGCATAGAATTGAAATACTTCTAAATGGAATTAGAGACTACTCTTCTATTGATAAAGAAAGAATTACAAAATCTGATTTAGATCTTAATAAATTGATACATGATACACTACAAGAAATGAAGCTATGCAGGAGTATTCAAGTTAAAATTATAGGTAAATTACCTAATTTGAAGGCTGAAAAGCACAGTTTTAAGCATTTGTTTTCTAATCTTATAGAAAATGCGGTAAAGTTTAATGATAAAGTTCATAAAAAAGTACAAATAGGTTTTCATGAATGTGAAGAGTCTTGGAGATTTTATATTAAAGATAATGGCAAAGGAATTGATGAACCTTATTTAAAGAAAGTATTTAAAGCCTTTTTTAAATTGCAAAATGATCCGAAGTCAGCAGGATTGGGTTTGTCAATAGTAAAAAAGGTAATTAATTTACATGAAGGAAAAGTATGGGCGGAATCACAGATTAATAAGGGATCTACTTTCTTTTTTGAACTAAAAAAATAA
- the bglX gene encoding beta-glucosidase BglX, translated as MRKILILSLVTISFLSCNQQTTKKIKSSNPIEQKVDSVLNLMTLEEKIGQMNQYNGFWDVTGPVPSAGDAAKKYEHLKRGWVGSMLNVRGVENIRKVQKIAVEDSRLGIPLIIGFDVIHGYETQSPIPLAESASWDLEAIKKSAQMAAKEASAAGINWTFAPMVDISRDARWGRVMEGAGEDPYLGSQIGIARVKGFQGKDLSDPHTIAACAKHFTAYGFAESGKDYNTADIGLSTLYNTILPPFKSAHEAGVKTFMNSFNELNGIPATGDKFLQRDILKGEWNYEGFVVSDWGSIMEMIDHGYAENKNHAAELAANAGSDMDMESYAYVNELASLVKEGKVSEEVITDAARRILKVKFELGLFDDPYKYCNVEREKEVIGSKEIIDAALDMAKKSIVLLKNEDNILPLKKNGQKIALIGALASDKNSPLGNWRIAAKDDSAVSVFEGMKAYVGNELNYAEGATLYAGKTNFPSELVLNTTDKSKFQEAINIAKKADVVVMVLGEVGYQSGEARSRAKLDLPGLQQELLETIFKVNKNIVLVLNNGRPLTITWADENIPAIVEAWQLGSQAGNAIAQVLYGDYNPSGKLPMTFPRSVGQVPIYYNYKNTGRPGPKKEVFWSHYQDESNKPLYPFGYGLSYTSFEYKNLKTKVELGNIKISVDVTNTGILKGKEVVQLYIRDLVASVTRPVRELKGFELVEFNPSETKTVTFELTKDELGFYNNQRKFVVERGEFQIFVGGSSDTTLKNTVEYK; from the coding sequence ATGAGAAAAATTCTAATCCTTAGTTTAGTTACAATTTCTTTTTTAAGCTGTAATCAACAGACTACTAAAAAAATAAAAAGTTCGAATCCTATTGAACAAAAAGTAGATTCGGTACTTAATTTGATGACCTTAGAAGAAAAAATAGGTCAAATGAATCAGTATAATGGATTTTGGGATGTTACAGGTCCAGTTCCTAGTGCTGGTGACGCTGCAAAAAAATATGAACATTTAAAAAGGGGCTGGGTAGGTTCAATGTTAAATGTACGTGGTGTAGAAAATATTCGAAAAGTTCAAAAAATTGCAGTTGAGGATAGCAGACTTGGAATCCCTTTAATAATTGGTTTTGATGTTATTCATGGTTATGAAACTCAAAGTCCAATCCCTTTAGCAGAGTCAGCTAGTTGGGATTTAGAAGCAATAAAGAAATCAGCACAGATGGCTGCAAAAGAAGCTTCAGCAGCAGGTATTAATTGGACATTCGCTCCAATGGTTGATATTTCTCGAGATGCGAGATGGGGAAGAGTTATGGAAGGGGCAGGGGAAGATCCTTATCTAGGAAGTCAAATAGGAATAGCTAGAGTAAAAGGATTTCAAGGAAAAGATTTATCAGATCCTCACACAATAGCTGCTTGTGCTAAACATTTTACTGCTTACGGTTTTGCAGAATCAGGTAAAGACTATAATACCGCAGATATTGGTTTATCAACTTTATATAATACAATTCTTCCTCCATTTAAATCAGCTCACGAAGCTGGTGTAAAAACCTTCATGAATTCCTTTAATGAATTAAACGGAATTCCAGCTACTGGAGATAAGTTTTTACAAAGAGATATATTAAAAGGTGAATGGAATTATGAAGGTTTTGTAGTATCTGATTGGGGATCAATAATGGAAATGATTGATCATGGATATGCTGAAAATAAAAATCATGCTGCTGAATTAGCTGCGAATGCAGGTTCTGATATGGACATGGAATCTTATGCATACGTTAATGAATTAGCTTCTTTGGTTAAAGAAGGTAAAGTCTCAGAGGAAGTAATTACAGATGCAGCAAGGAGAATTTTAAAAGTAAAGTTTGAGTTAGGTCTATTCGATGATCCTTATAAGTATTGCAATGTAGAAAGAGAAAAAGAAGTAATTGGAAGTAAAGAAATAATCGATGCGGCCCTAGATATGGCAAAAAAGTCAATCGTACTACTTAAAAATGAAGACAATATTCTACCTCTTAAAAAAAATGGTCAAAAGATTGCACTCATTGGAGCTTTGGCTTCTGATAAGAACAGTCCGCTTGGAAATTGGAGAATAGCGGCTAAAGATGATTCCGCAGTTTCTGTTTTTGAAGGAATGAAAGCTTACGTTGGAAATGAATTAAACTATGCCGAAGGAGCAACATTGTATGCAGGTAAAACTAATTTTCCTAGTGAGTTAGTTCTTAATACAACTGATAAATCTAAATTTCAAGAAGCCATAAATATCGCGAAAAAAGCAGATGTTGTAGTAATGGTTTTAGGAGAAGTTGGATATCAAAGTGGTGAAGCTCGAAGTAGAGCAAAATTAGATTTACCGGGACTTCAGCAGGAATTATTAGAAACTATTTTTAAGGTTAATAAGAACATAGTATTGGTATTAAATAATGGACGACCTTTAACAATAACATGGGCAGATGAAAATATTCCTGCAATTGTTGAAGCGTGGCAGTTAGGTTCACAAGCAGGAAATGCAATTGCACAAGTATTATATGGAGATTATAACCCTAGTGGAAAATTACCAATGACTTTCCCTAGATCTGTAGGACAAGTACCTATCTATTATAATTATAAAAATACAGGAAGACCTGGTCCTAAAAAAGAGGTGTTTTGGTCTCATTATCAAGATGAATCAAACAAACCGTTGTATCCTTTTGGTTATGGATTGAGTTATACTTCTTTCGAATATAAAAATCTGAAAACCAAAGTTGAATTAGGTAATATTAAGATTTCTGTAGATGTTACAAACACAGGGATTTTAAAAGGAAAAGAAGTTGTTCAACTTTATATCAGAGATTTAGTAGCGAGTGTTACAAGACCAGTGAGAGAGTTAAAGGGATTCGAATTGGTTGAGTTTAATCCTTCAGAAACTAAAACAGTAACTTTTGAGTTAACAAAAGATGAATTAGGATTTTATAATAATCAAAGAAAATTTGTTGTAGAACGAGGTGAATTTCAGATTTTTGTTGGAGGTTCATCTGATACGACGCTTAAAAATACAGTTGAATATAAATGA
- a CDS encoding glycoside hydrolase family 16 protein gives MKFTYISRVLCLALVIVFFNSCEENDYEFGDIVTPSSIEITAEVVGQDATNPNGDGSGTVNFTATASNALSYKFVYNGSETVKPDGRMTYNFSELGVNTYTVTVIAIGAGGVSSSKAIQVDVLAVYSAPDDLRTLLYGYDPSNPTGTTSKTWRVKGEVNGHFGLGPVGGSVFAEWYQAGANEKSGVGMYDDRFTFHSDGTFEHVTNGDVFGRVNLIDQLGGSGGTVDGADVLNYSYADYSENWTLTAPGGIETLSISGTGFIGYYIGNHSYEIFDRGTPNEMSLRITDGNGEFDWWFVITSEDPAPPVPQYTYNNLVWEDDFNTDGAPDITKWTYDIGTGSNGWGNNEVQYYTDRADNVVVSDGNLVIKAKKENFSGSDYTSARLKTQGLYNFTYGRVEVRAKLPGEAGTWPAIWMLGSNFPTVGWPQSGEIDIMEQTGADKNTVLATCHWFDTGNNIKADFGQTTSISNASSEFHVYTMEWTDQSITVYLDDVKYYELTNSSSLPFNDNFFLILNVAMGGTLGGTIDAGFDESTMEVDYVRVYQ, from the coding sequence ATGAAATTTACATATATATCAAGAGTATTATGTCTTGCTTTGGTAATAGTTTTCTTCAATAGTTGCGAAGAGAATGATTATGAATTCGGAGACATTGTTACTCCTTCAAGTATTGAGATTACAGCAGAAGTTGTTGGTCAAGATGCTACAAACCCAAATGGAGACGGAAGTGGAACTGTAAACTTTACGGCTACTGCCAGTAATGCTTTATCGTATAAGTTTGTTTATAATGGTTCAGAGACGGTTAAACCTGACGGTCGAATGACCTATAATTTTAGTGAGTTAGGTGTGAATACCTACACGGTTACGGTGATTGCAATAGGAGCAGGAGGTGTTTCTTCGAGCAAGGCAATTCAAGTAGACGTGTTAGCAGTATATTCTGCGCCAGATGATTTACGAACTTTATTATACGGTTATGATCCATCGAATCCAACAGGAACAACTTCTAAAACTTGGAGAGTAAAGGGAGAAGTGAATGGACATTTTGGATTAGGTCCAGTTGGAGGATCTGTATTTGCTGAATGGTATCAGGCAGGTGCAAATGAGAAGAGTGGAGTGGGAATGTATGATGATCGATTCACTTTTCATTCAGATGGAACATTTGAGCATGTCACTAATGGAGATGTTTTTGGACGAGTAAACTTAATAGATCAATTAGGTGGATCAGGAGGAACAGTAGATGGAGCAGATGTATTGAATTATTCTTATGCCGATTATTCAGAGAATTGGACATTAACTGCACCAGGCGGAATAGAGACTTTATCAATCTCAGGCACAGGATTTATAGGATACTACATAGGTAATCATAGTTATGAAATATTCGATAGAGGCACACCAAATGAAATGTCGTTACGTATAACTGATGGAAATGGAGAATTTGATTGGTGGTTTGTCATCACTTCAGAGGATCCAGCACCACCAGTACCTCAATATACCTACAATAACTTGGTTTGGGAAGATGATTTCAATACAGATGGGGCACCAGATATCACAAAATGGACGTATGATATAGGAACAGGATCTAATGGTTGGGGAAATAATGAAGTTCAATATTACACAGATCGAGCAGATAATGTAGTTGTGAGTGATGGAAACTTGGTAATCAAAGCAAAGAAAGAGAATTTCTCAGGCAGTGATTACACATCAGCAAGATTAAAAACACAAGGATTATACAACTTCACTTATGGTAGAGTAGAAGTACGTGCAAAGTTACCTGGAGAAGCAGGAACTTGGCCTGCAATTTGGATGTTAGGTTCAAATTTTCCGACAGTGGGATGGCCACAAAGTGGTGAGATAGATATTATGGAGCAAACAGGAGCGGACAAAAATACGGTGTTAGCTACTTGTCATTGGTTTGATACTGGTAACAATATTAAGGCTGATTTTGGACAAACAACATCAATTTCAAATGCATCATCGGAATTCCATGTTTATACAATGGAGTGGACGGATCAAAGTATAACGGTGTATTTAGACGATGTAAAATATTATGAACTTACTAATTCTTCATCATTACCATTTAATGATAACTTCTTTTTGATACTAAACGTGGCCATGGGAGGAACATTAGGCGGAACAATTGATGCTGGATTCGATGAATCTACCATGGAAGTAGATTATGTGAGAGTATATCAGTAG
- a CDS encoding PLP-dependent transferase: MQEKTILDFIKKVLTNLPPDWLNLTTHRLDIYKEQLAKTEFLNEFENLFNNNNYQASALNELPTAFDYIRLGHPLSCVLEWSIANLNQIKSDQVISFSSASIPLLAILRKNLFLNKNTLILLKNELPSAFDIETVKKVYGYQFEIQKIKNSKEIPNFDGTTIIFERKEEICKFNFSENVDFHINSSNELGSILTVNGEENLNYISEIQHVRRRETIAMTPFNTLIALQHLTNIPSAAKEFHSKENTNTVIKTIHKITGVNTKAIIGSSGLSVQYAIVMGLIDYAIENYKNRPIKIVVPPNCYGGTNDQARRVVACLDNVEIMDLPVDGDNDMVSSVDLVLEKISEEDAVPFIIAEIPTNPRVEVPDLMKLTDALSKKRTTKNGETAIAPVFILDQTFCPNVHFLGDQEILSSVQTIAYVSGSKFPSGGKCTAGYATANAKAAHLMDKIEYHIQLCDNEATDLQMEILAEQLPSMVQRISNAYKNTREFVTFIEKELPDAKINFVSEELAAKGFTPSVFSLDLPTKGDTEEERETYKRALNLKLIDLMINNIPGESKYCVSYGQLKGCYWTIPATSTQGTTKEGDKDYIARVAVSPKLDLDLHKGVFTEFIESM; this comes from the coding sequence ATGCAAGAAAAAACGATTTTAGATTTTATAAAAAAGGTATTAACTAATTTACCTCCTGATTGGTTGAATCTTACCACGCATCGACTGGATATATATAAAGAACAACTGGCCAAAACAGAATTTTTAAACGAGTTTGAAAACCTTTTCAACAATAACAATTATCAAGCTTCCGCATTAAATGAGTTACCTACAGCTTTTGATTATATTAGATTAGGACATCCTTTATCATGTGTACTCGAGTGGAGTATTGCTAATTTAAATCAAATAAAATCTGATCAAGTAATTAGCTTTTCCTCGGCAAGTATCCCATTACTAGCAATTCTAAGAAAGAATCTATTTCTTAATAAAAATACATTAATTTTATTAAAAAACGAACTCCCGAGCGCTTTTGATATTGAAACAGTAAAAAAAGTTTATGGTTATCAATTTGAAATTCAAAAAATTAAGAATTCAAAAGAAATTCCAAATTTCGATGGAACAACCATTATTTTTGAAAGAAAAGAGGAAATTTGTAAGTTTAATTTCTCTGAAAACGTAGATTTTCATATCAACAGTAGTAATGAATTAGGAAGTATTTTAACTGTTAATGGTGAGGAGAATTTAAACTATATTTCTGAAATACAACATGTACGAAGAAGAGAAACAATAGCAATGACTCCTTTCAATACTTTAATTGCATTACAACACTTAACAAATATTCCTTCAGCTGCTAAAGAATTTCATTCTAAGGAAAACACAAATACAGTAATCAAAACTATTCATAAAATTACAGGGGTTAATACAAAGGCAATTATAGGTTCAAGTGGTCTTTCAGTTCAATATGCCATTGTAATGGGCCTAATAGATTACGCAATTGAAAACTACAAAAATAGACCAATTAAAATTGTTGTTCCTCCAAATTGTTATGGCGGTACAAACGATCAAGCAAGAAGAGTTGTTGCTTGTTTAGACAATGTAGAAATCATGGATTTACCTGTGGATGGAGATAACGACATGGTTTCTAGTGTTGACTTAGTTCTTGAAAAAATTTCAGAAGAAGATGCTGTGCCATTTATAATAGCAGAAATCCCTACAAATCCAAGAGTGGAAGTTCCTGACTTAATGAAATTGACAGATGCTTTGAGTAAAAAACGTACAACAAAAAATGGAGAAACGGCTATCGCACCAGTTTTCATTTTAGATCAAACGTTTTGTCCTAATGTTCATTTTTTAGGAGATCAAGAAATTCTTTCCTCAGTACAAACAATTGCATACGTAAGCGGATCTAAATTTCCAAGTGGAGGGAAATGCACCGCTGGCTATGCAACTGCAAACGCAAAAGCTGCCCATTTAATGGATAAAATTGAATATCATATTCAACTTTGTGACAATGAAGCAACCGATTTACAGATGGAAATTTTAGCAGAACAACTACCATCTATGGTACAAAGAATTAGTAATGCTTATAAAAACACAAGAGAGTTTGTAACTTTTATCGAAAAGGAATTACCGGATGCAAAAATTAATTTTGTTTCAGAAGAACTAGCTGCAAAAGGATTTACACCTTCTGTTTTCTCTCTAGACTTACCTACCAAAGGAGACACAGAAGAAGAAAGAGAAACTTACAAAAGAGCTTTAAATCTTAAATTAATTGATTTAATGATTAATAATATCCCAGGAGAAAGTAAGTACTGTGTAAGTTATGGTCAATTGAAAGGTTGTTATTGGACAATTCCTGCAACATCAACCCAGGGAACAACCAAAGAAGGAGACAAAGATTACATTGCAAGAGTGGCAGTTTCTCCTAAATTAGATTTAGATTTACATAAAGGGGTATTTACAGAGTTTATTGAATCTATGTAA
- a CDS encoding heme NO-binding domain-containing protein: MKGIIFAEFLDLVDEKFGIEMVDKIISESDLKSEGVYTSIGTYEFSEMLQLLKSLNINTGIPINDLLLTYGEHFFSVFETNYKTLLDSYKDPIEMLSSIENHIHVEVRKIYPDAELPEFIVEEKTENSLTMIYKSSRAMHYFGLGLMNKTFAHFNSTASILLENIKDDGTEVKFVIKKNS; the protein is encoded by the coding sequence ATGAAAGGTATTATATTTGCAGAATTTTTAGACTTAGTAGATGAAAAGTTTGGGATCGAAATGGTTGATAAAATTATTTCAGAATCCGATTTAAAATCGGAAGGTGTATATACTTCGATTGGAACTTATGAGTTTTCGGAAATGCTTCAGTTATTAAAAAGTTTAAATATAAATACAGGTATCCCTATCAATGATTTATTGTTAACTTATGGTGAACATTTTTTTAGTGTTTTTGAAACTAATTATAAAACATTATTAGATTCTTATAAAGATCCTATTGAAATGCTTTCATCTATTGAAAATCATATCCATGTTGAAGTAAGAAAAATTTATCCAGATGCAGAGTTACCAGAGTTTATCGTTGAAGAAAAAACAGAAAATTCTTTGACAATGATATACAAATCAAGTAGGGCCATGCATTATTTCGGATTAGGATTAATGAACAAAACTTTTGCACATTTTAATAGTACAGCATCCATTTTATTAGAGAATATTAAAGATGACGGTACAGAAGTTAAGTTTGTGATAAAGAAAAATTCATGA